The Mastacembelus armatus chromosome 9, fMasArm1.2, whole genome shotgun sequence genome contains a region encoding:
- the zcchc8 gene encoding zinc finger CCHC domain-containing protein 8 isoform X1 → MAEVDFGDRELFEQLDDTAFSVPTHIRFTDDEEDQDETSQLRSRLEDCEDYIQRLTEENKGLRRKLNILTRPSGITIEDVNSDGPLLQILYTNNIISKQCRQEIEDCICSVILKHQKPGHEKKKSSLHMKPQNSAFTLDEDVLKSSCSSVKTTTEAFKVVGSVLYFTTFSVDKLGQPLINENPQLTDGWDVPTYQQVFNQVIGTDGLEIEMKDKRPKSMCFNCGSSSHQLRDCPKPKDMAAINERRKEFNQNNNQGNQSNQRYHADEVEERFAKYKPGVMSEALVTALGIDHNTLPPLIYRMRQLGYPPGWLKEAELENSGLTLYDGNASNDNVTDNSGSQNISYDVSKLVDFPGFNVPAPHKMKDEFMQYGSIPMQTNHMKQNYADYLSNNFPTPGGTCNKRRHESDSSALPRKKTRPSPDLNSDRSSDMDIESDPGTPYQALPGDFQFQPPLPPGSPCFGSPPPLPQGTPPATPTPPPLPKGTPPPTPTNGSPALRGRNWSVVSETVEGTEDEMTLEELEEQQRLIWAALENADTATNSDCETPAVGTPIPSSPSVSTPVHVDTETEEVEEAIETMAPAETCHSHENTRQPEVQETCSQSPGPIRVGEDSPESPEPVKAQHDSPPGLGSVKSHIDSLQSPEPIKSNDESPQSPNPIKSHDESPESPDPIKSHDDSPQSPDPVKSHDDSLQSPDPVKSHDDSLQSPNPVKSHDDSPQSPDANFFLGGAGDYASPKHVKKIEAVPHRSRFAAGIVPFEDTPEFTEVAEATGTYLRIRDLLKSSPRNLSRKNKS, encoded by the exons ATGGCTGAAGTTGACTTCGGGGATAGAGAGCTCTTTGAGCAACTAGATGACACCGCGTTCTCGGTTCCGACTCACATTCGCTTCACAGATGATGAAGAAGACCAGGACGAGACGAGCCAGCTTCGGAGCAGGCTGGAGGACTGTGAAGACTATATTCAGAGACTCACCGAGGAGA ATAAAGGTTTAAGAAGGAAACTGAACATCCTAACACGACCAAG CGGAATCACAATTGAAGATGTCAACAGTGACGGGCCGCTTCTTCAAATCCTTTATACAAACAACATTATTTCAAA GCAATGTCGACAAGAAATTGAAGATTGTATCTGCAGTGTAATTCTGAAGCATCAGAAACCAGgccatgaaaagaaaaaatcatcCCTTCACATGAAACCCCAG AATTCAGCTTTTACTCTGGATGAAGATGTGCTGAAGTCGTCTTGCAgtagtgtaaaaacaacaacagaagcCTTTAAA GTGGTTGGAAGTGTCTTATATTTCACTACTTTCAGTGTTGATAAACTTGGACAGCCTCTGATCAATGAAAACCCCCAGCTGACAGATGGATGGGATGTTCCAAC CTATCAGCAGGTTTTCAACCAAGTCATTGGGACAGATGGACTGGAAatagaaatgaaagacaaaag ACCCAAGTCGATGTGTTTCAACTGTGGTTCCAGTAGTCATCAGTTGAGAGATTGTCCAAAG CCTAAAGACATGGCTGcaataaatgaaagaagaaaggagTTTAATCAGAACAACAACCAGGGCAACCAGAGTAACCAGCGATACCATGCAGATGAAGTGGAGGAGCGGTTTGCTAAGTACAAGCCTGGAGTCATGAG CGAGGCGCTAGTAACAGCACTGGGAATTGATCACAACACCCTCCCTCCTCTGATTTATCGCATGAGGCAGCTAGGCTACCCCCCAGGTTGGCTCAAAGAGGCAGAGTTGGAAAACTCTGGCTTAACACTGTATGACGGAAATG CTTCAAATGATAATGTAACAGACAATAGTGGTTCGCAAAACATCTCTTATGATGTGTCCAAACTGGTAGATTTCCCAGGCTTCAATGTACCTGCACCACACAAAATGAAAGAT GAGTTCATGCAGTATGGTTCAATTCCAATGCAGACCAACCACATGAAGCAAAACTATGCAGACTACCTGTCTAACAACTTTCCTACG CCTGGTGGCACCTGCAACAAGAGACGACATGAATCTGACTCATCTGCACTGCCACGGAAGAAGACAAGACCCAGTCCTGATCTTAACTCAGACAGGAGTTCAGATATGGATATTGAATCAG ACCCAGGAACACCTTATCAGGCCTTACCAGGTGACTTCCAGTTCCAACCACCACTGCCCCCTGGCTCCCCTTGTTTTGGTTCACCCCCTCCTTTACCCCAGGGCACCCCTCCTGCTACACCcactcctccacctcttcccaAAGGTACACCTCCTCCCACACCTACCAATGGCTCACCAGCTCTGCGAGGTCGTAACTGGTCAGTAGTCAGTGAGACTGTGGAGGGAACAGAGGATGAAATGACACTGGAGGAactggaggagcagcagaggctgATCTGGGCAGCTTTAGAAAATGCAGACACTGCCACTAATAGTGACTGTGAAACACCAGCAGTGGGGACACCTATACCTAGTTCGCCAAGTGTGTCCACACCTGTTCATGTCgatacagaaacagaagaggtggaggaagcAATTGAAACAATGGCACCTGCAGAAACTTGCCATAGTCATGAAAATACAAGGCAACCGGAAGTTCAAGAAACTTGCTCTCAGAGCCCTGGACCCATCAGAGTTGGGGAAGATAGCCCTGAGAGCCCGGAACCTGTCAAAGCTCAACATGACAGCCCTCCAGGTCTTGGTTCAGTAAAATCCCACATTGACAGCCTGCAGAGTCCTGAGCCAATCAAATCTAATGATGAAAGCCCACAGAGCCCCAATCCAATCAAATCTCATGACGAAAGCCCGGAGAGCCCCGATCCAATCAAATCGCATGACGATAGCCCGCAGAGTCCCGATCCAGTCAAATCTCATGATGACAGCTTGCAGAGTCCCGATCCAGTCAAATCTCATGACGACAGCTTGCAGAGTCCCAATCCAGTCAAATCTCATGATGACAGCCCACAGAGTCCTGATGCAAATTTCTTTCTTGGGGGGGCTGGAGATTATGCTTCTCCTAAGCATGTGAAGAAGATAGAAGCTGTTCCTCATCGGAGCAGGTTTGCAGCTGGAATTGTTCCATTTGAGGACACACCAGAATTCACTGAAGTTGCTGAAGCCACAGGGACTTACCTTAGGATCAGAGACTTGCTTAAAAGTTCCCCTCGAAATTTgtcaagaaaaaataaaagttaa
- the zcchc8 gene encoding zinc finger CCHC domain-containing protein 8 isoform X2 encodes MKPQNSAFTLDEDVLKSSCSSVKTTTEAFKVVGSVLYFTTFSVDKLGQPLINENPQLTDGWDVPTYQQVFNQVIGTDGLEIEMKDKRPKSMCFNCGSSSHQLRDCPKPKDMAAINERRKEFNQNNNQGNQSNQRYHADEVEERFAKYKPGVMSEALVTALGIDHNTLPPLIYRMRQLGYPPGWLKEAELENSGLTLYDGNASNDNVTDNSGSQNISYDVSKLVDFPGFNVPAPHKMKDEFMQYGSIPMQTNHMKQNYADYLSNNFPTPGGTCNKRRHESDSSALPRKKTRPSPDLNSDRSSDMDIESDPGTPYQALPGDFQFQPPLPPGSPCFGSPPPLPQGTPPATPTPPPLPKGTPPPTPTNGSPALRGRNWSVVSETVEGTEDEMTLEELEEQQRLIWAALENADTATNSDCETPAVGTPIPSSPSVSTPVHVDTETEEVEEAIETMAPAETCHSHENTRQPEVQETCSQSPGPIRVGEDSPESPEPVKAQHDSPPGLGSVKSHIDSLQSPEPIKSNDESPQSPNPIKSHDESPESPDPIKSHDDSPQSPDPVKSHDDSLQSPDPVKSHDDSLQSPNPVKSHDDSPQSPDANFFLGGAGDYASPKHVKKIEAVPHRSRFAAGIVPFEDTPEFTEVAEATGTYLRIRDLLKSSPRNLSRKNKS; translated from the exons ATGAAACCCCAG AATTCAGCTTTTACTCTGGATGAAGATGTGCTGAAGTCGTCTTGCAgtagtgtaaaaacaacaacagaagcCTTTAAA GTGGTTGGAAGTGTCTTATATTTCACTACTTTCAGTGTTGATAAACTTGGACAGCCTCTGATCAATGAAAACCCCCAGCTGACAGATGGATGGGATGTTCCAAC CTATCAGCAGGTTTTCAACCAAGTCATTGGGACAGATGGACTGGAAatagaaatgaaagacaaaag ACCCAAGTCGATGTGTTTCAACTGTGGTTCCAGTAGTCATCAGTTGAGAGATTGTCCAAAG CCTAAAGACATGGCTGcaataaatgaaagaagaaaggagTTTAATCAGAACAACAACCAGGGCAACCAGAGTAACCAGCGATACCATGCAGATGAAGTGGAGGAGCGGTTTGCTAAGTACAAGCCTGGAGTCATGAG CGAGGCGCTAGTAACAGCACTGGGAATTGATCACAACACCCTCCCTCCTCTGATTTATCGCATGAGGCAGCTAGGCTACCCCCCAGGTTGGCTCAAAGAGGCAGAGTTGGAAAACTCTGGCTTAACACTGTATGACGGAAATG CTTCAAATGATAATGTAACAGACAATAGTGGTTCGCAAAACATCTCTTATGATGTGTCCAAACTGGTAGATTTCCCAGGCTTCAATGTACCTGCACCACACAAAATGAAAGAT GAGTTCATGCAGTATGGTTCAATTCCAATGCAGACCAACCACATGAAGCAAAACTATGCAGACTACCTGTCTAACAACTTTCCTACG CCTGGTGGCACCTGCAACAAGAGACGACATGAATCTGACTCATCTGCACTGCCACGGAAGAAGACAAGACCCAGTCCTGATCTTAACTCAGACAGGAGTTCAGATATGGATATTGAATCAG ACCCAGGAACACCTTATCAGGCCTTACCAGGTGACTTCCAGTTCCAACCACCACTGCCCCCTGGCTCCCCTTGTTTTGGTTCACCCCCTCCTTTACCCCAGGGCACCCCTCCTGCTACACCcactcctccacctcttcccaAAGGTACACCTCCTCCCACACCTACCAATGGCTCACCAGCTCTGCGAGGTCGTAACTGGTCAGTAGTCAGTGAGACTGTGGAGGGAACAGAGGATGAAATGACACTGGAGGAactggaggagcagcagaggctgATCTGGGCAGCTTTAGAAAATGCAGACACTGCCACTAATAGTGACTGTGAAACACCAGCAGTGGGGACACCTATACCTAGTTCGCCAAGTGTGTCCACACCTGTTCATGTCgatacagaaacagaagaggtggaggaagcAATTGAAACAATGGCACCTGCAGAAACTTGCCATAGTCATGAAAATACAAGGCAACCGGAAGTTCAAGAAACTTGCTCTCAGAGCCCTGGACCCATCAGAGTTGGGGAAGATAGCCCTGAGAGCCCGGAACCTGTCAAAGCTCAACATGACAGCCCTCCAGGTCTTGGTTCAGTAAAATCCCACATTGACAGCCTGCAGAGTCCTGAGCCAATCAAATCTAATGATGAAAGCCCACAGAGCCCCAATCCAATCAAATCTCATGACGAAAGCCCGGAGAGCCCCGATCCAATCAAATCGCATGACGATAGCCCGCAGAGTCCCGATCCAGTCAAATCTCATGATGACAGCTTGCAGAGTCCCGATCCAGTCAAATCTCATGACGACAGCTTGCAGAGTCCCAATCCAGTCAAATCTCATGATGACAGCCCACAGAGTCCTGATGCAAATTTCTTTCTTGGGGGGGCTGGAGATTATGCTTCTCCTAAGCATGTGAAGAAGATAGAAGCTGTTCCTCATCGGAGCAGGTTTGCAGCTGGAATTGTTCCATTTGAGGACACACCAGAATTCACTGAAGTTGCTGAAGCCACAGGGACTTACCTTAGGATCAGAGACTTGCTTAAAAGTTCCCCTCGAAATTTgtcaagaaaaaataaaagttaa